A window of Cryptomeria japonica chromosome 3, Sugi_1.0, whole genome shotgun sequence contains these coding sequences:
- the LOC131035953 gene encoding uncharacterized protein LOC131035953 isoform X1, with protein sequence MGKRMGIHAVAIAIVCVLMIEFVMADDNNRVFSPCSDTLVQKKDGFTFGLAFATRESFFSNNVELSPCDKRLALSSKSSQAAVFRPKVDQISLLTINTTSGSFSPEQYGYMVAFAGHKYAARSIPRFVADSNIIITSFTLALEFNKGRLQNLYWKSDNCDSCSGNSSLVCYKNQACAIRLSTCKSKGGSVDCSLGIQVAFSGTDKHDAVLNSWYEVSNLRQYSLYGLYSNLKGSLTSQFSSFF encoded by the exons ATGGGCAAGAGAATGGGGATTCATGCTGTTGCAATTGCAATTGTTTGTGTGTTAATGATAGAATTTGTCATGGCAGATGATAACAATAGGGTATTCAGTCCATGCTCAGACACACTGGTGCAGAAGAAGGATGGATTTACGTTTGGTCTAGCCTTTGCGACCAGGGAATCGTTTTTCTCGAACAATGTGGAGCTGTCGCCCTGTGATAAGCGTTTGGCGTTGTCGTCCAAGTCGTCTCAGGCGGCCGTGTTTAGGCCCAAGGTTGACCAGATTTCGCTTCTCACCATCAACACCACGAGCGGCTCCTTCTCCCCG GAACAATATGGGTATATGGTAGCGTTTGCTGGACATAAATATGCAGCAAGGTCTATTCCACGTTTTGTTGCAGACTCAAATATTATAATTACAAGCTTCACATTG GCACTTGAGTTCAACAAAGGGAGACTGCAAAATTTATACTGGAAATCAGACAACTGTGATTCTTGCAGTGGAAATTCATCACTTGTCTGTTATAAGAACCAAGCTTGTGCAATTAGACTTTCTACTTGCAAAAGCAAGGGAGGTTCAGTTGATTGCAGTCTTGGTATACAAGTAGCTTTTTCAGGCACAGATAAGCATGATGCAGTGTTGAATTCCTGGTATGAAGTAAGCAATTTGAGGCAATATTCTTTGTATGGTTTGTATTCAAATCTGAAAGGTTCCCTTACAAGTCAGTTCAGCAGTTTCTTCTAA
- the LOC131035953 gene encoding uncharacterized protein LOC131035953 isoform X2, whose amino-acid sequence MGTMMGIRSAAIAVILFVAMEFCGATDTNGVFSPCEDTVVQRKDGFTFGVAFAGSGSFYMNNVELSPCDTRLALSSTASQVAVFRPQVDQISLLTINTTNGFSPEQYGYMVAFAGHKYAARSIPRFVADSNIIITSFTLALEFNKGRLQNLYWKSDNCDSCSGNSSLVCYKNQACAIRLSTCKSKGGSVDCSLGIQVAFSGTDKHDAVLNSWYEVSNLRQYSLYGLYSNLKGSLTSQFSSFF is encoded by the exons ATGGGCACGATGATGGGAATCCGCAGTGCTGCAATTGCAGTGATTTTGTTTGTAGCAATGGAGTTTTGCGGGGCAACAGATACAAACGGGGTATTCAGTCCATGTGAAGACACAGTGGTGCAGAGGAAGGATGGGTTTACATTTGGTGTAGCCTTCGCGGGCAGTGGATCGTTTTACATGAACAATGTGGAGTTGTCGCCCTGTGATACGCGTTTGGCGTTGTCGTCCACGGCGTCTCAGGTGGCCGTGTTCAGGCCCCAGGTCGACCAGATTTCGCTCCTCACCATTAACACCACCAACGGCTTCTCACCG GAACAATATGGGTATATGGTAGCGTTTGCTGGACATAAATATGCAGCAAGGTCTATTCCACGTTTTGTTGCAGACTCAAATATTATAATTACAAGCTTCACATTG GCACTTGAGTTCAACAAAGGGAGACTGCAAAATTTATACTGGAAATCAGACAACTGTGATTCTTGCAGTGGAAATTCATCACTTGTCTGTTATAAGAACCAAGCTTGTGCAATTAGACTTTCTACTTGCAAAAGCAAGGGAGGTTCAGTTGATTGCAGTCTTGGTATACAAGTAGCTTTTTCAGGCACAGATAAGCATGATGCAGTGTTGAATTCCTGGTATGAAGTAAGCAATTTGAGGCAATATTCTTTGTATGGTTTGTATTCAAATCTGAAAGGTTCCCTTACAAGTCAGTTCAGCAGTTTCTTCTAA